A window from Carassius gibelio isolate Cgi1373 ecotype wild population from Czech Republic chromosome B3, carGib1.2-hapl.c, whole genome shotgun sequence encodes these proteins:
- the LOC127953892 gene encoding GTPase IMAP family member 4, translated as MGSSASKEDEKHLLQDEEEIQPIFKELRLVLIGSRGAGKNTVANAIFKEKVFTFWTSYRGFHIRKTRTVSGTRIHLARTPGWNGDLSRSEKAKREIIHCVQTLYKTGPHAVILVINVNSVLSKSNFHTLENLLTVQLWNHTIVLFTNGEKLGHYSIEDHIRSAELQSLIDKCGKRYFVIRNNDSNQINETIQELVAMKNSASFFNLSSQTEDYNTLLSDLKFLVKRIQSKISSVLRSKEELKNKQKNKSIKKMLKSKDAEIKRLENILKEKEREIKRLESRPQDSALARDLQRRIEELEHQLSMKIKEGEEKDAENKRLKKELQKCKTELTKLRSHENQNTILQTVICGQLSQNVTQVSVKSYTQIPLQDFSSNGSDLRRWNVALLEILEELSDDQLKRFTYLMRSEWNIPKSSVEDKDRFGLVDLIIETFGEQESVLKTRDLIMKIPRKDEKMLGLFEPFL; from the exons caAAAGAGGATGAGAAGCATTTGTTACAAGATGAAGAAG AAATTCAGCCTATTTTTAAGGAACTTAGACTTGTGCTGATTGGAAGTCGAGGTGCTGGAAAAAACACTGTTGCTAATGCCATCTTTAAGGAAAAAGTGTTCACATTCTGGACATCTTATAGAGGTTTTCACATTAGGAAGACTCGTACAGTATCAGGAACGCGGATTCATTTGGCTCGGACCCCAGGTTGGAATGGAGACTTGAGCAGATCTGAGAAAGCAAAACGTGAAATTATTCACTGTGTACAAACTTTATATAAAACTGGACCCCACGCAGTCATCTTGGTGATTAATGTGAACTCGGTACTGTCGAAATCAAACTTCCACACACTAGAAAATCTACTTACTGTTCAACTGTGGAACCATACCATAGTCCTGTTCACCAATGGAGAGAAATTGGGACATTACAGCATTGAGGATCATATCAGGAGTGCAGAGCTTCAATCTTTAATTGACAAATGTGGAAAAAGATATTTTGTGATCCGAAATAATGACAGTAACCAGATTAATGAGACAATTCAAGAGCTTGTTGCCATGAAGAATTCAGCcagtttttttaatctttcatcTCAGACAGAGGATTATAACACATTACTGTCAGACTTAAAATTTCTTGTTAAGAGAATACAATCTAAAATCAGTTCTGTCTTAAGATCCAAGGAagagttaaaaaacaaacaaaaaaacaaatcaattaaaaagATGCTCAAGTCAAAGGATGCAGAGATAAAGAGACTGGAAAACATTCttaaggaaaaagagagagaaataaagaggtTAGAATCAAGACCTCAAGATTCTGCCCTGGCCAGGGACCTACAGAGAAGAATTGAAGAATTGGAACATCAACTCAGTATGAAGATCAAAGAGGGAGAGGAAAAAGATGCTGAGAATAAACGATTGAAAAAAGAgctacaaaaatgtaaaacagaaCTCACAAAATTAAGATCACATGAGAATCAAAATACAATTCTACAAACAGTTATCTGTGGTCAACTAAGTCAAAATGTGACACAGGTTTCTGTGAAAAGCTACACTCAAATTCCATTACAAGATTTTTCTTCAAATG GGTCAGATCTACGCAGATGGAACGTTGCTCTTCTTGAGATTTTGGAAGAGCTGTCTGATGATCAACTGAAGAGATTTACATATCTCATGCGCTCAGAATGGAATATTCCTAAGAGCTCAGTGGAGGACAAAGACAGATTTGGTTTAGTAGACCTTATAATAGAGACATTTGGTGAACAAGAGTCAGTGCTGAAAACACGAGACCTCATAATGAAAATCCCTCGCAAAGATGAGAAAATGTTAGGGCTATTTGAACCCTTCTTGTAA